In one Lolium rigidum isolate FL_2022 chromosome 3, APGP_CSIRO_Lrig_0.1, whole genome shotgun sequence genomic region, the following are encoded:
- the LOC124697968 gene encoding uncharacterized protein LOC124697968, with product MQRFVLVQNLRFSLVYLLDITNKQYLMEDIKSLPDITGLILEIKPNGHSFGASVFHVLRMCTGLRDLRLTLMGTQTACPSGCVCDQPPNWKTQELTLSCLQEVTISKLRGTEHEAALIKRLFDWATALEKITIAFHGSIPESKANEFFQMLQSFSRPEICMKGPCFA from the exons ATGCAGCGCTTCGTGCTCGTCCAGAATCTCAGATTCAGCCTTGTCTATCTGCTG GACATTACCAACAAACAGTACTTGATGGAAGACATTAAAAGTCTCCCGGACATTACAGGCTTGATCCTGGAGATAAAACCAAATGGACATTCCTTTGGAGCCAGTGTGTTTCATGTTCTCCGGATGTGTACTGGTCTAAGAGATCTGCGACTTACACTTATGGGT ACACAAACTGCATGCCCATCAGGTTGTGTCTGCGATCAGCCCCCAAACTGGAAGACCCAGGAACTCACGCTGAGTTGCCTCCAAGAAGTAACAATCAGTAAACTGAGAGGAACTGAACATGAGGCTGCTCTTATCAAACGGTTATTCGACTGGGCAACAGCGCTAGAAAAGATAACAATAGCATTCCATGGCTCAATCCCTGAAAGCAAGGCCAATGAGTTCTTCCAGATGCTTCAAAGTTTTTCCAGGCCAGAAATATGTATGAAGGGCCCTTGCTTCGCCTAA
- the LOC124695328 gene encoding putative FBD-associated F-box protein At5g56400, which yields MEHSDGEIAAPPEDRLSALPVDILIDILLKLRDAAAAAQTSGLSRHWRRLWAQLPELFFHPATRPNGIRAAIESNELLALRRLEVKVIHPTRESLAAWLHIAAPRLSGDLRIIKAAGQSETEDETAQGAPLELPCFENATAIRLDLGNLALAMPPAGVFAGLTDLFLSGVDLRGPCMLGDAVSSPRCPALRKLAVHGASGLANFAIRSDSLLEIELKHLKGDGALGLGNITIRSESLLQIGLIKVHDMQQLTVLAPALQVLNVTYCFAHGSTYSEPVANICAPQLMCLYWTDAYEPSSTQFGNIRNLKWLDTYPFLVYGQDSRRLSNDWCLGLMRRFESILYLTFILVYPLDITNKQYLMEDIARFPDIEGLALEIKPKGHSFGASVFHVLRMCTGVKRLRFTLMDVISHTEAQSACPSDCVCDQLPNWKTQELALNCLQEVTIHKLNGTEHEAALIKQLFDWATALENMTIAFHDSVPKRKAKEFFQMLQSFSRPEIRMKGPHFA from the exons ATGGAGCACAGCGACGGGGAGATCGCCGCGCCACCCGAGGACCGCCTCAGCGCGCTTCCCGTCGACATACTCATCGACATCCTTCTCAAGCtccgcgacgccgccgccgccgcccagacCAGCGGCCTCTCCCGCCACTGGCGCCGCCTCTGGGCGCAGCTCCCGGAGCTCTTCTTCCACCCCGCCACGCGTCCCAACGGCATCCGCGCCGCCATCGAGTCCAATGAATTGCTGGCCCTCCGCCGCCTCGAAGTCAAGGTCATCCACCCCACCCGCGAGTCCCTGGCGGCCTGGCTTCACATCGCCGCGCCCCGCCTCTCCGGCGACCTACGAATCATCAAGGCGGCGGGGCAGAGCGAAACGGAGGACGAGACCGCGCAAGGAGCCCCCCTTGAGCTACCCTGCTTCGAGAACGCCACCGCGATCCGCCTCGACCTAGGGAATCTCGCCCTCGCCATGCCGCCTGCCGGCGTATTCGCCGGGCTCACCGATCTCTTCCTGTCTGGCGTCGACCTGCGTGGTCCGTGCATGCTCGGTGATGCCGTCTCCTCGCCGCGCTGCCCGGCCTTACGGAAACTCGCCGTCCATGGCGCCTCGGGTCTAGCCAACTTTGCGATCCGCTCAGATTCTCTCCTGGAAATCGAGCTAAAACATCTCAAGGGAGACGGCGCCCTTGGTCTGGgcaacatcaccattcgctccGAGTCTCTCTTGCAGATTGGTCTGATAAAAGTGCATGACATGCAGCAGCTCACTGTTCTTGCGCCGGCGCTCCAAGTGTTGAATGTGACCTACTGCTTTGCTCATGGCTCGACTTACAGTGAGCCGGTTGCAAACATCTGTGCCCCTCAGCTCATGTGCCTCTATTGGACCGATGCCTATGAACCAAGCTCAACCCAGTTTGGCAACATCAGAAATCTCAAGTGGCTGGACACATACCCTTTTCTTGTATATGGACAAGATTCCCGGAGATTATCAAATGATTGGTGTTTGGGCCTAATGCGGCGCTTTGAGAGCATCCTGTATCTCACATTCATCCTTGTCTATCCGCTG GACATTACCAACAAACAGTACTTGATGGAAGACATTGCAAGGTTCCCGGACATTGAAGGCTTGGCCCTGGAGATAAAGCCAAAAGGACATTCCTTTGGAGCAAGTGTGTTTCATGTTCTCCGGATGTGTACTGGTGTAAAAAGGCTGCGATTTACACTTATGGATGTAATTAGCCACACCGAG GCACAAAGTGCATGCCCATCAGATTGTGTCTGCGATCAGCTCCCAAATTGGAAGACCCAGGAACTCGCGCTGAATTGCCTCCAAGAAGTAACAATCCATAAACTGAATGGAACTGAACATGAAGCTGCTCTTATCAAACAGTTATTCGATTGGGCAACAGCGCTAGAAAATATGACAATAGCATTCCATGACTCAGTCCCCAAAAGAAAAGCCAAGGAGTTCTTCCAGATGCTTCAAAGTTTTTCCAGGCCTGAAATACGTATGAAGGGCCCTCACTTCGCCTAA
- the LOC124697969 gene encoding zealexin A1 synthase-like, with translation MEQPAYYLCLLSALILPLLLLKLFRKRGGSDGLRLPPGPWRLPVIGSLHHLASSPLVHRVMADLARRLDAPLMYLQLGEIPVVVATSPEAAREIMRTHDTVFATRPWSATVKIMAAEGQGLIFGRYGPLWRQLRKICILELLSARRVQSFRHIREEEVGRLVASVAASSSSGETVNISERISVLITDSTMRAMIGDRFKRTAEFMETLEISVKLVSGFNLGDLFPSSRLASFISGTARLADENHRKSFELMDYAIKQHEERRDGAAVQGEDLVDVLLRIQKEGGLEVPLTMGVIKAVILDLFNAGSETSATTLQWAMSELMRYPSVMKKAQAEVRTNLQGKPKVTEDDLANLKYLKLVIKETMRLHPAGPLLLPREAMETCKILGYDVPKGTTVLVNAWAICRDPKHWKDPEEFKPERFESGMVDFKGTNFEYIPFGSGRRICPGMAFAEASMEIVLASLLYHFDWELPGGQTPDELDMSEKMGLTVRRKNGLYLHARVCMPLV, from the exons ATGGAGCAACCTGCGTACTACCTCTGCCTCTTATCGGCTCTCATCCTCCCTCTCCTGCTCCTGAAGCTGTTCAGGAAGCGCGGCGGCAGCGATGGCCTGCGTCTGCCGCCCGGCCCGTGGCGGCTTCCAGTCATCGGCAGCCTGCACCACCTGGCCAGCAGCCCGCTCGTGCACCGCGTCATGGCCGACCTCGCGCGCCGGCTCGACGCGCCGCTCATGTACCTCCAGCTCGGCGAGATCCCCGTGGTGGTGGCCACGTCCCCGGAGGCCGCCCGCGAGATCATGCGGACGCACGACACCGTCTTTGCCACTCGGCCCTGGAGCGCCACCGTCAAGATCATGGCCGCCGAGGGGCAGGGCCTCATCTTCGGCCGCTACGGCCCGCTCTGGCGCCAGCTCCGCAAGATCTGCATCCTGGAGCTGCTCAGCGCGCGCCGCGTGCAGTCGTTCCGCCACAtcagggaggaggaggtgggccgCCTCGTGGCCTCCGTCGCGGCTTCGTCGTCGTCCGGCGAGACCGTGAACATCAGCGAGCGCATCTCCGTGCTCATTACCGACTCGACCATGCGGGCCATGATCGGGGACAGGTTCAAGAGAACGGCGGAGTTCATGGAGACGCTCGAGATCTCGGTCAAGCTCGTCTCCGGGTTCAACCTCGGTGATCTGTTCCCGTCGTCGCGGCTCGCGAGCTTCATCAGCGGCACGGCGAGGTTGGCCGACGAGAACCATCGCAAAAGCTTCGAACTCATGGACTACGCCATCAAGCAGCACGAGGAGAGGAGGGACGGCGCCGCGGTCCAAGGAGAGGACCTCGTGGACGTGCTCCTAAGGATACAGAAGGAGGGTGGCCTCGAGGTGCCTCTTACCATGGGAGTTATCAAAGCTGTTATACTT GATCTATTTAACGCCGGGAGTGAGACATCAGCGACCACGCTCCAATGGGCTATGTCGGAGCTCATGAGGTACCCAAGTGTGATGAAGAAAGCGCAAGCCGAAGTACGCACCAATCTCCAAGGAAAGCCTAAGGTAACCGAGGATGACTTGGCCAATCTTAAGTACCTTAAACTCGTCATCAAGGAAACAATGAGGCTGCATCCAGCCGGCCCATTGCTTCTCCCAAGGGAGGCCATGGAGACTTGCAAAATCCTTGGGTACGATGTACCCAAGGGGACCACGGTGTTGGTTAATGCATGGGCGATCTGCAGAGACCCTAAACACTGGAAAGACCCCGAAGAGTTTAAGCCAGAGAGGTTTGAGTCTGGCATGGTGGACTTCAAAGGAACAAACTTTGAGTACATACCGTTCGGGTCAGGACGGAGGATATGCCCTGGAATGGCATTTGCAGAAGCCAGCATGGAGATCGTGCTTGCATCACTTCTCTACCACTTCGACTGGGAGCTTCCAGGGGGGCAAACGCCGGATGAGCTCGACATGTCAGAAAAGATGGGCCTCACCGTCCGGCGGAAGAACGGCCTATACCTACATGCCAGGGTTTGTATGCCCTTGGTTTGA